Part of the Caretta caretta isolate rCarCar2 chromosome 7, rCarCar1.hap1, whole genome shotgun sequence genome is shown below.
tactgatggggcctaaattagctgttaccatttaAGAAAGATCTTGCAgacatcatggatagttctctgaaagtaAGTATCtgttcagtgtgcagtggcagtcaaaaaagctaacagaatattagaaaCCATTAAGAAAGAaatagataataaggcagaaaagaTCATAATGCCAacatataaatctatggtacgtccataccttgaatactgtgtgccattctggttgccccatctcaaaaatgatatattagaattggaaaaagtacagagaagggcaacaaaaataatttggggtatgaaacagcttccatatgaggagagattaaaaagactgggactgtttatcttacaaaagagatgagtaagggCTCGGGGAATACAATAGAGGTCCATAAAACTATGGATAACATGGAGAAAGtgataaggaagcgttatttacctcttcacaaaCAGAGAACtgaaatgaaatcaataggcagcatgaagtactgcttcacacaatgcaaagtcaacctgtggaacttgttgttatggaatgttgtgaaggccaaaagtataagtgggttaaaaaagaattagataaattaatggaggataggtccatcagtgactattagccaTCATGgtcagaagaaaaggagtacttgtggcaccttagagactaaccaatttatttgagcatgagctttcgtgagctgtagctcacgaaagctcatgctcaaataaattggttagtcttgaaggtgccacaagtactccttttctttttgcgaatacagactaacacggctgttcctctgaaacccatcatgGTCAGGGATCCCTTCCCAGGCCTCTGGCTGTCCCTTACAATCTGAAGGCAGTCAGAGGTTAAGTATTCACTGAAAAAAGAAAGTTTCTCTTTTTCCACTGTCAAATCGCCTAGCTCAGCAGGAAGCTGTCTCCAAACAAGCCACATCAGAAGTGACGGTAGGGACTTATCCCTTTCCCAACCAGAAGCGTGATTTCAAAGCTTAACAGTGACCATTTCAGGGCTCTCATTAAGCATAGGAATCTAAATGCAAAACACTTCACGCACCACTAAAGTCATGCAGTTCAAATACAAGTCAGGGAATGGTTCCAGTAGATGTGTTAGGGACTATGCTTGGTTGTATTTTTTTGTCCAGCTCGGGCTCAGTAACAGCAGCTTAGCAGAGTCACACTCAGGTGGTTCTTTGCAACCACAACAACTAGCCTTTCATTTACGTGAGAAATCTTTAATCCTACAGAAACCAATGGGGCCAGCAGAAAATTACTGGAACAGTGCCCCAGTACTGGATTCAATCCTGATGCAAGGCAATCCCCTGCTTCCCGGGTCAAATATTCTGACTCTGGGGATACCCCAATGCATTTTCCTGACTTCCTCCTTAATGGAACAAAGTGTCTAAGCCAAAGAACTCAGAACTATCTTCTGTTAGTCACATGTCCCAGTGAACTGGTGCTGGGAGCAAGAGAAGGGTGAGGCATCACTGTCAATCAGGATGGACTGGGATGCTGAAGGAAATGACCCCACAGTTAGTCATTCTATGCAGCAGAGTGTTTTGCAACGTACTTGGTCAGATCAAAGGTAAGCCAGAAGCAGAGATGTGAGGGCTGTGCTATTACCTTTCACCTTCCCTACTCCTTTAAGATCCTCCTTAAAACAAAGATATTCCAAGACATCCCTTGGAACCCCAACTACCCACCCATCCCCCAGATTCTTGCACCAACACTATTTTCCTGCACTCCCCATATACTGCACATGGACCCCACTTACTTTGTGTTGcgggagcagcagggacagtcCACTCCACAGGCTGGCACAGTACAGAACCAGTGCAGAGCCTAGATGTGCTGCTAGACGGTACTGACTGACTCGGGGGATGTCATGAGAATCTGGCTTCTCTTCCAATCCACTCTTCACCATGTACCAACCTAGCAGTCCCTGCCAAAGGACCAAAAAGATAACATGAGAGCTACTGAGGGGCAAAACCCAGCCCCCTTCCATAGCCTCAGCTgggagaaacaaagaacccacCTTCATGTAAATTGCACATGGtaaagggaaggagagggaacTATCTGTTCCAGCACTGATCTTAAACATAATACAGGTGTTAGCTGTACAATAACCATACTTCCACCATCAGTACCACCATCCAAAGCCTTCACAGATGCCATAGTCTCAGCCCACCACTAAGAAATACTTACAGTTAGGCATCACCACTGCACATCTTCATCCCCCAGAAGCCTCTAGAGAGAATGCTACATatcccagcagctgcagagctccCATACCTGGAAGCAGACAAGCCCACAGAGGGCAAGGACACGTCCCTTCATGGGGTGGCTGAGCCAGCCTTTTCTCCAGAAGTAGACAGCAGGCAGAACGTAGGCCAAACCTACAACCCGACCCCACATACGGTGCGAATACTCCATGTACCAGATGAACTTGAACTCTCTCAATGTCATGTCATGATTCAGGCTGTTGGAAAAGACAGAGCAGAAGAATAAGCAAGAAACTCCCTGGTATGGAACAGTGGCCTCCTTCACACTTCCAATTTCACAGGGGTTTTCTTCACCTTGGATAGCCAGGGAAGATGAGCACCAAAGCCACCTTTGGATCCTGCTCAGTTATGTATTGAGTGCCCCTTGTTGGTGCTAGTCCATTCCCATAGAAAGAAAGAGGCTTGTGCTGCTGACTCACAGTCAGTCTGGGCTCGGTGAACACAAAGAGGAGGATTCCCTGTCCCATCCCAGTTCTTCTGCCTGGAACCGGCAGCACTTACATTTTAAATTCTGGAAACTGCTGGTACTTTTGGAACTCAGCCTCCCATTCCTGCTGTGTCCGTGGGGGCTTCATCTCCCTCACTAGGTGCCAATCAACCATGGAAAGCCCAGACTCTGTCAGCCTAGGaaggacagacacacacagatgcGACTCACTCACTCCTTCACTAAAGTAAGGAGAGCACTGGCACATTTCCACAGATGAACTACAGCCACTCCCCAGCAGTAAGGGTGACGGGGAGAAAGGACCCTATGAACCAGGCCAGAAGAGTTATCAGGCACATACAAGCCAGAGGTGGGTACAACAAACTGAAGTTGGAGGCAGTGTAATACAGAGAAGACCTGccttgcagcccccccccccccacatatctAGTGGGAAGGGTGTTGTCCTCATAACTGACACCATTTAGCCCTGCACAGGTGAAGAATGAGGCTGCAATAAAGATCAATTGCTTCTACAGAGATGATCACAGAAGGGTGGGGCGGAGAAAAAGGCAGGATCTGTGACAGAAGCCTCCTATCCCTACAGGAAGCCCACGGTTAAGGAGTGGATGAGCTTActgatggagaaggaaagagaccaGTATGACACTACTCATTTTGAGGAGAAGAAATAAGTGACTAGCCACATACAATAGAATGCTGTAGATTCAAAACAGTTCAGACAAGACGGGGGATATttattgtttgtacagcactagcTGCATGGTGGTGGACAGACAGGTATGAAAACAAGGTTCTCCCCATAGactgcttacaatctaaacagacaccATACAAATAAAGGAGAGGAGAATGGGTGCCAAAGAAAAGGCAATGAGAGAATGGTGAATTTTAAGCATCTGACTTGTTAAAGTTCCTTCATCCATTTGTCTGCCTGGATGCAGTCAGTGTTCTATGATATTCTCTCATCGATTCCTTAACAGTTCTGCAGGGAGGGAAAATGTCATAAAAGGTGCAGAAATTTAGAGGAGAGCATGGAGCTTTGGAGCAGCAGGTCAGTTAGCCAGGTACCCAGGGGAGTGTGGGAAAAAGACTTGGAGGTGGGATCAGGAGGAGGACATGAAGGTGTAATGGGAAGGCAGTCAACGAAAGGTATTGCTGTTCTATCTGGCTCAGTATGGTCTCAGCATCCCCAAAGCCATATGCTTCAGTGGAAGGCATGAGAAACCACGCAGGTCAGTTGGGATGGGATGGCGAGGGGCCTTTAAGAAAAGCAGGTTAACGTGGCACACAGGGAAGAAGAGATGGCAATGCAGGAGGCTGAAGGAGGGCTGGAAGTAGGTCGATAGTGTTTTCAGCAGCACTTCCTGTGGATGAGAAGTAGGAATATAAATAATGTGTAAAAACAATAACCAGGTAACCAATTACAATTCTATTAGTTACACAGTTAAACATTTAACCAGGGAGCTAGTGGGTCtggtggagggcggggggagctgcAGCATCCCCACATTTTAGGCGGGGCTCCGCTGCCTGCGCCGGGGGTCCCCGGGACTCTgcgcggggctggcagctgggaccccgggcGGAGTTTAACCATGAACCGATTAAACTGCTGCATTGCCACCGAGCGGGGCGAGGGGCCTGGCCAGAGGGAGCTGCGGCTGCTCTCACCTGGTCACGCCGCCCAGCACGACAGCTCCGGCCACCGCGCCGCTGCACCCCAGGAGCCAGCGTCCCACGAGCCGCTCCGCGCCGGAGCCGGGCACAGGCGGGGCCGACGGCCTGGGACGGGCAGCGACTTCCGACACCGTGCGCCGCGGCGGCCGCCACCGGAGACATCgctgcaggagagggggggggtcagtgcgggGCGGGGGACGAGCCGACGGAGACATCGCTGCGGGGGGGGTCGGGGCGGGGGACGAGCCGACGGAGACATcgatgcggggggggggtcagtgcgggGCGGGGGACGAGCCGACGGAGACATCGctgcgggagggggggggttggggcgggggacGAGCCGACAGAGACAtcgctgcggggggggggtcagtgcgggGCGGGGGACGAGCCGACGGAGACAtcgctgcggggggggggtcggggcggggcgggggacgaGCCGACGGAGACATCGCTGCGGGAGGGGGGGTCGGTGCGGGGTGGGGGACGAGCCGACGGAGACATCGctgcgggagggggggggttggggcgggggacGAGCCGACAGAGACatcgctgcggggggggggggtcagtgcgggGCGGGGGACGAGCCGACGGAGACatcgctgcggggggggggggggtcagtgcgggGCGGGGGACGAGCCGACGGAGACatcgctgcggggggggggggggtcggtgcgGGTCGGGGGACGAGCCGATGGAGACatcgctgcgggggggggggggggcggggcgggggaggagccgACGGAGACatcgctgcgggggggggggtcagtgcgggGCGGGGGACGAGCCGACGGAGACATCgatgcgggagggggaggggcggggcgggggacgaGCCGACGGAGACatcgctgcggggggggggggtgtcagtgcgGGGCGGGGGACGAGCCGACGGAGACAtcgatgcgggggggggggtcggtgcggggCGGGGGACGAGCCGACGGAGACATCgctgcgggagggggagggggggcggggcgggggacgaGCCGACGGAGACATCGCtgcgggagggggggcggggcgggggacgaGCCGACGGAGACATCgctgcgggagggggggggcggggcgggggacgaGCCGACGGAGACatcgctgcgggggggggggtgtcagtgcgGGGCGGGGGACGAGCCGACGGAGACATCGCtgcgggggggggtcagtgcgggGTGGGGGACGAGCCGACGGAGACatcgctgcgggggggggggggtcggtgcggggCGGGGGACGAGCCGACGGAGACATCGAtgcgggggggggtcagtgcgggGTGGGGGACGAGCCGACGGAGACATCGctgcgggggggggtgtcagtgcgGGGCGGGGGACGAGCCGACGGAGACAtcgatgcggggggggggggtcagtgcgggGCGGGGGACGAGCCGACGGAGACATCgctgcaggaggggggggggcggggcgggggacgaGCCGACGGAGACATCGCtgcaggagggggggggcggggcgggggacgaGCCGACGGAGACATCGatgcgggagggggggggcggggcgggggacgaGCCGACGGAGACatcgctgcgggggggggggggggggtcggtgcggggCGGGGCCGAGCGGGGCCCGAGTATCCCCGGGGCCCCGGCCCGGCGGGGGACGAGCGCAGCCGGGGGAGGGCAGCCGCGACGCCTCCCTTACCTGGGCCCTCGGGCCCCCGCACCGCGGGAGCAGGCGGACCCGCGCACTCCCCAGCGCCGCCCGCAGCATCACGAGCACAACCGGAAACAGCCACCTGACCTGTGACCCGGAAACAAAGCCAGCATTTCCGGACCCACCTAGCCGTCGCCATGACAATCCAGCACGTGACAGGGAGGAGGGAGCGCTGTGCGCGCCCTGAGGACAGGTGAGCGCGAGTCCGGGGCGGGGCCCGATCCCCGGGGGCGGGGCCACATGATTCGGGGCGGGGCTTCCTTCCGGACACGTGACCAGGGCGACTCAGCTCCGCCGCGGGCGGAgccggcagggcggggggtgaaTTGGCCATGGAGCGACGGGACCGGAAGCGGGGCTCGGGGGCCGGAAATGCCGGTGAGCGGGCGAGCCCGTACCGGAAACAGGGCCCGGAAACCCTGGCGGCGGTCGGCTGTGGCCGGGCCggggcagagctgagctgaggTGGCGGCCGGAGCCGCGGCCGGGCCTGGGGCGGGCGGGGCGTCGCGGGGACCGGGTCGGCCGCGGCCGCGTGTGGACGGGACTCGCAGCGCTGCGGAGTCGCTGCGGAGTCACTGCGGCTGCCCGCGGGCCGGGCGGCGGCGCGGCGCTCCGTGGCCGGGGTCCCGCGGGGCCGCCTTGTACCGCAGCGGGGCCCCCGGCTGaagggaagccccccccccccccgccgccgcagCCCGCTACCTGAGCGGGCCTGGGGCGCGAGCTGGCCGTGAGCCCAGGCTGCCGAGCGCCCAGGGCGGCCCGGAGCGAGCGTGGGGGTAGCGGCCCCTAGGTCTGGACCCCTGCCCCTGGGCCGGTCCCTCTGCTCGCTGCCAGGGTCGCGGACGCGCCGGGCCTGCTGGCCTGCGCTCTCTTACAGCGGGTCAGTTGTCTCTCTCCTGCCCTTGCTCTCCTGTGCCCTAACCCTAATTTCCAAGCGACCCACAAAGTACCCATGACCAAACAAGAACATCAGAACGGGCAGACTGGGTTAGACCAAGGggccgtctagcccagtatcctgccctccgacaggtttcagagtagcagccggtgttagtcagtatccacaaaaagaacaggaggactgacagtggccagggccaggtgccccagagggaatggacagaacagggactcatccagtgatccatcccctgtcgcccattcccagcttctggcaaacaggctagagACACCCCTGACCCTCCTGACTAATAGCTGTtcatggacctattctccatgaatttaaaaacatttctacaGTAACTTACAGGGGAACTGCTGGTAGTCTGTGGGAAGTTGACAGGTCACATGATACTGCGGTAATGGCACTGGCTGAGGAGGTGGTGGGACCATCCCCAAGATTTTTGCACTTACTTAAAGTTCCATAGGTCACAGAGCCAGGGGGCCTTGGCCTGATCATTTTTAAGCAGTGGTCCCATACTTAATCAGCACAACTGCTATCAGAATGGTCCAGAGCAGTTGTGTGGTCACCACATCACTGATGTTTGACAAAGAGGCAGCTAGGTCACGTGATGCTCCAGCCTggcacacacacagtttgtttCTGTACAGTAGAGCACACGAGTGTTCTCTTGAGAACTTGACTCCTGGTGACACCAGCTCAGGTGCGGTTTGGGTAAGAAAGAGAGGAGGCCGGGGGAGGACAAGCAGGGACCAGAACAGGGTCCCTGCTGGGGAGCGATGGTGACCAAAATTTGTCCCACAAGAAATATCTGCATTGACACTATTGCGGCCACCTTTCTGCCAGTGATATATCCAGACATCCCCAGCTCCATCGTTGCTTGTAAAAATTATAGGAAATGAGGTGGAGGAACCAGCCCAGCAGCCTCCACTGGGGGCCACTGCTATATAAGAGGCAAAAGGAAAGTGGAttggcagagccccctccaaccaagacatcACCACCTTCCTGAGTGGATCCCTGGATGGCAAATTCGGACGGGACGGGCGTgacatcgcttcactgtggtcccgcgCTCGCAACGCCATGCGTCGCCTGGGGAAgcgcatcggctgccgctgggaaTGGTGCGAGGAGTGCCAGGatctgggagtcctggtgccacagatcAGGTCCGACAACAACACCATTGTCACCCCAAgcgccaggggcatgctggagaggaccctgaaggcagccatccactcactgtacatggaaaccctgaagcgtaaaccggaccagggtaaagccttcgaactgaccagcaagtgtgatgccagcaaccacttcctcgcctggggcggcttcacccgtttcgccaactggcggttcatccactgTGCCCGACTCAACTGCGTCTTGGTCAACGGAGCCGTCTGCCACGGGAACGGAGagaagcgttgcaggaagtgcggctactccaacgagactctgccccacgtcctgtgcagctgcaagctccactccagagcctggcagctgcgccacaacaccatccagaaccgcctggtgaaagccattgCACCGCGTCTGGGGGAGGTCActgtgaactgcgccatccccgggACTGACAACCAGTTGCGACCTGACATGGTCGTCACCGacaaggcccagaaaaagatcattctTGTTGACGTCATGGTCttctttgagaacaggaccctggccttcTGCGAAGCCtgagctcgtaagctggaaaatTACAcccccctggccgacaccctgagagcaaagGGCTATGACATGCAGATGGACTCCCTGATTGTTGGAGCCCTGGgcacttgggacccctgcaacgagcatgtgctgcggacctgtgggatcggtcgacgct
Proteins encoded:
- the COX15 gene encoding LOW QUALITY PROTEIN: heme A synthase COX15 (The sequence of the model RefSeq protein was modified relative to this genomic sequence to represent the inferred CDS: deleted 1 base in 1 codon); protein product: MATARWSGNAGFVSGSQVRWLFPVVLVMLRAALGSARVRLLPRCGGPRAQRCLRWRPPRRTVSEVAARPRPSAPPVPGSGAERLVGRWLLGCSGAVAGAVVLGGVTRLTESGLSMVDWHLVREMKPPRTQQEWEAEFQKYQQFPEFKILNHDMTLREFKFIWYMEYSHRMWGRVVGLAYVLPAVYFWRKGWLSHPMKGRVLALCGLVCFQGLLGWYMVKSGLEEKPDSHDIPRVSQYRLAAHLGSALVLYCASLWSGLSLLLPQHKLPETYQLLRLRRFAHGTAGLIFLTALSGAFVAGLDAGLVYNSFPKMGERWIPDDLLSFSPVLKNIFENPTTVQFNHRILGITSVTAITALYLLSRKIPLPRRTKIAMASLMAVAYMQVGLGISTLLLYVPTPLAATHQSGSLALLTVALWLMNELRRVPK